Proteins encoded together in one Labrus mixtus chromosome 18, fLabMix1.1, whole genome shotgun sequence window:
- the LOC132993488 gene encoding legumain-like: MCKFVILLLGLSVGLIQAFPTLEADGGKNWVLIVAGSNGWYNYRHQADACHAYQIVHKNGIPDEQIVVMMYDDLAQNEQNPTPGELINRPNGSDVYKGVPRDYTGDDVTPENFLAVLKGDAASVKGGSGKVLKRRVMKQKQEKNR; this comes from the exons ATGTGCAAGTTTGTGATCCTGCTGCTCGGCCTCAGTGTCGGGCTGATACAAGCCTTCCCCACCCTGGAGGCAGACGGCGGGAAGAACTGGGTGCTCATCGTCGCTGGCTCCAACGGCTGGTACAACTACAGACACCAG gCTGATGCTTGCCATGCCTACCAGATCGTGCACAAGAATGGCATCCCGGACGAGCAGATTGTGGTCATGATGTACGACGACTTGGCTCAGAACGAGCA aaacCCCACCCCTGGCGAGCTGATCAACAGACCCAACGGCTCCGATGTTTACAAAGGCGTTCCCAGAGACTACACAGGGGAC GATGTGACACCAGAGAACTTCCTCGCCGTGCTGAAGGGCGACGCTGCGAGCGTCAAAGGCGGCTCTGGAAAAGTGTTGAAGAGGCGAgtgatgaaacaaaaacaagagaaaaatagATGA